The proteins below come from a single Candidatus Peregrinibacteria bacterium genomic window:
- a CDS encoding M20/M25/M40 family metallo-hydrolase, whose translation MTNIVENIGDLKEFFLEFVNHYSPSGSEMEVSKWLVEKMLEFGFDRSFSDEVYNAIGEIGPENAPNHIVCLGHIDTVNGELPVKFVDDDGIFWGRGSVDAKGPFSNFILSALKAKAELEEYNSKVFIEEQYKIIIIGAVEEEITTSKGAHHVSTNGFLEKDKLRAIVIGEPSDYRKMTIGYKGRWVCEVKVDAPRTHTAHGNMGAAEMLIYIYNKLNDRVNEFNKDKGVFDSFQLHIRSIETQNDNVQDEDSDIGVMKLALRGGPDFDVKEYEEVLQNAIDEVKALAITHAVEPQFVEEKLKITLYTKVFDPTVVSPKNTILVKAFLRSMREYDIQPRFSYKTGTSDMNVLGAYFSEVPILTYGPGDSKLDHTEEEHLYLDHLLRSSEVLSKVFIELLPNFSTGN comes from the coding sequence ATGACAAATATTGTAGAAAATATAGGGGATTTAAAAGAGTTTTTTCTTGAATTTGTAAATCATTATTCTCCATCAGGTAGTGAGATGGAAGTTAGTAAATGGTTGGTTGAAAAAATGCTTGAGTTTGGTTTTGATAGATCTTTTTCTGATGAAGTTTATAATGCAATTGGTGAAATTGGACCGGAGAATGCACCGAATCACATTGTTTGTCTTGGGCATATTGATACTGTAAATGGTGAGTTGCCTGTGAAATTTGTTGATGATGATGGTATTTTTTGGGGAAGGGGATCCGTAGATGCGAAGGGGCCTTTTTCAAATTTCATATTGTCTGCTCTTAAGGCGAAGGCGGAACTTGAAGAATATAATTCAAAAGTTTTTATTGAAGAACAGTATAAAATTATAATTATTGGTGCGGTCGAAGAAGAAATTACTACTTCAAAAGGGGCGCACCATGTTAGTACGAATGGATTTTTAGAAAAAGATAAATTACGTGCAATTGTAATTGGTGAGCCGAGTGATTATCGGAAGATGACTATTGGTTATAAGGGTAGGTGGGTTTGTGAAGTTAAGGTTGATGCACCTCGTACACATACCGCCCATGGGAATATGGGGGCTGCTGAGATGTTGATTTATATTTACAATAAATTGAATGATCGTGTGAATGAGTTCAATAAAGATAAAGGGGTTTTTGATTCTTTCCAATTGCATATTCGCTCTATTGAAACTCAGAATGATAATGTTCAGGATGAAGACTCTGATATTGGTGTTATGAAGCTTGCACTTAGAGGTGGGCCGGATTTTGATGTGAAGGAATACGAAGAAGTTTTGCAAAATGCTATTGATGAGGTGAAGGCTCTTGCTATTACTCATGCAGTTGAGCCTCAATTTGTTGAGGAAAAACTAAAAATCACTCTTTATACGAAAGTATTTGATCCAACTGTTGTTTCGCCAAAAAACACTATTTTAGTTAAGGCATTTTTACGTTCTATGCGTGAATATGATATTCAGCCTCGATTTAGTTATAAGACCGGTACCTCGGACATGAATGTCCTCGGCGCTTACTTCTCAGAGGTGCCAATTTTAACTTACGGACCTGGAGATAGTAAATTAGATCATACAGAAGAAGAGCACCTCTATCTCGACCACTTATTGCGGTCGAGCGAGGTGCTCTCAAAAGTTTTCATTGAATTGTTGCCGAATTTCTCAACCGGTAACTAA
- a CDS encoding potassium channel family protein, which yields MHRRTPVAFALVNIVVIQTMGTILFHHLENWHYIDSFYYTGMIITTIGTSEPVPENSITKILAVIFAFYAITLFLYCLGVMRPRLDEFLTNLFDKIIFWKKIV from the coding sequence ATGCATAGACGAACACCCGTCGCCTTCGCACTTGTAAACATAGTTGTTATACAAACAATGGGAACAATATTATTCCATCACCTTGAAAACTGGCATTATATTGACTCGTTCTACTACACAGGAATGATCATCACAACTATCGGGACTTCAGAGCCGGTACCTGAAAATAGCATTACAAAAATTCTAGCCGTAATATTTGCGTTTTATGCGATCACACTGTTTTTATATTGTTTAGGTGTTATGAGACCAAGGTTAGATGAATTTCTGACAAATCTTTTCGATAAAATTATCTTTTGGAAAAAAATAGTATAA
- a CDS encoding cation diffusion facilitator family transporter produces MEKASTNKSNYNKKRTTALTSVIAASFLAILKMGFGITTGSLVILASSIDSILDIVASTFNYISIKESAKPPDEEHRYGHGKVESLAALFQSIVIFGSALFIIYKGILSITNGSHIDHLSDGIVVMVFSTIVSIALTYRLRKVGRELNSEVLKTDALHYATDIYQNIGVLITITLIYLTGIQIFDPIVAFIIGAYIIKQVWDIFISAINCLMDHELPHETKAKLKKIILSHPKTTDFHNLRTRKAGSTIFMDFHLELPHDIKLIEANSIAHEVEHMIQEEFPHAEVLIHPDPYDDSKQDEKRRNKIYGR; encoded by the coding sequence ATGGAAAAAGCCTCTACGAATAAATCAAATTACAATAAAAAACGTACAACTGCACTTACTTCAGTTATAGCCGCTTCTTTTTTGGCAATATTAAAAATGGGATTCGGTATCACGACAGGGTCCCTCGTTATACTTGCTTCAAGTATTGATTCAATATTAGACATAGTTGCCTCAACATTTAATTATATCTCAATAAAAGAAAGTGCAAAACCACCGGATGAAGAACATAGATACGGCCATGGTAAAGTAGAGAGCCTAGCCGCTCTATTCCAATCCATAGTTATCTTCGGCTCAGCGCTGTTTATAATCTATAAAGGCATATTAAGCATCACAAATGGTTCTCATATAGATCATCTAAGCGATGGTATAGTTGTAATGGTATTTTCAACGATCGTAAGTATCGCACTAACTTACAGACTCAGAAAAGTAGGACGAGAACTTAATTCAGAGGTTCTGAAGACAGATGCACTACATTATGCAACAGACATATATCAAAATATCGGAGTACTCATCACTATCACACTTATATATTTAACCGGAATCCAAATATTTGACCCAATCGTCGCATTTATAATTGGAGCATATATTATCAAGCAAGTATGGGATATTTTTATAAGTGCCATAAACTGCCTCATGGATCATGAACTGCCACATGAAACCAAAGCAAAATTAAAAAAAATCATACTTTCACATCCAAAAACTACGGATTTTCACAATCTCCGCACACGCAAAGCCGGCTCTACAATATTCATGGATTTTCACCTGGAACTCCCGCATGACATAAAATTAATCGAAGCTAACAGCATAGCACATGAAGTTGAACACATGATTCAAGAAGAATTCCCACACGCCGAAGTCCTAATCCACCCGGACCCATATGACGATTCAAAACAGGATGAAAAAAGAAGAAATAAGATTTATGGTAGATAA
- a CDS encoding tRNA uridine(34) 5-carboxymethylaminomethyl modification radical SAM/GNAT enzyme Elp3: MNDKHAHLFEKEESSVYKVRTGNTSLCEAVIKALYGFVEEMDEAMLSERVFEKIRNQVTKKFQGQVPRNIELVQAYRDMIEDSRIEPSEIVLSVIIKRKVRTLSGIANITVLMKDYGCPGECIFCPTQPGMPKSYFSTQPAMMRAVRNDFNSYLQVKARLNGLYSQGHDVTKIDVRTAGGTWSSYPHDYQEDFVKGIYFALNEGRGDMLDFAEVEERLKNITLEELIKQNETAVSRCVGLFVETRPDWITIDELTKLRRFGVTGIELGIQTTDDKVNEFNKRGHGLEESVRATKLCRDVGLKICHHIMPNLPASTVESDLQTVRDLFSKGILNPDYIKIYPCMVLPYTELEGMYKKDSSIYSPYSDEELIKILTEIKKEVPEYCRIIRLLRDFPSELVLSGSKLLNVRQIMQNRGISCRCVRCREIKDDKFKFENIGLVERNYDANEGKEYFLSFEDTKEDKLIGLLRLRLLTNGLDPELAKVFPELKSSAIVRELHVYGQQKSLSNTGSADSNTQHLGYGRRLMQRAEEIAKENNFQKIAVIAAIGTREYYKKLGYSLEGTYMVKSL; encoded by the coding sequence ATGAATGATAAGCATGCTCATCTTTTTGAGAAGGAAGAATCGAGTGTCTATAAAGTACGTACAGGTAATACTTCGCTGTGTGAAGCGGTAATCAAGGCGCTTTATGGCTTTGTTGAAGAGATGGATGAGGCAATGTTGAGTGAGCGTGTATTTGAAAAAATTCGCAATCAGGTGACTAAGAAATTTCAAGGTCAAGTCCCAAGAAACATTGAATTGGTCCAAGCCTATCGTGATATGATCGAAGATTCTCGTATAGAGCCATCTGAGATCGTACTTTCTGTTATTATAAAAAGAAAAGTGCGTACACTTTCCGGTATCGCAAATATTACGGTGCTTATGAAAGATTATGGGTGCCCAGGGGAGTGTATATTTTGTCCGACGCAGCCAGGTATGCCAAAGAGTTATTTTTCGACGCAGCCGGCTATGATGAGGGCGGTGCGCAATGATTTTAATTCGTATTTGCAGGTGAAGGCGAGGCTCAATGGGCTTTATTCGCAAGGGCATGATGTTACCAAGATAGATGTGCGCACCGCTGGTGGCACTTGGTCATCTTACCCACATGATTATCAGGAGGATTTTGTAAAAGGAATTTATTTTGCATTAAATGAAGGGAGGGGAGATATGTTGGATTTCGCTGAAGTTGAAGAAAGGCTAAAAAATATCACTTTGGAAGAATTGATAAAACAAAATGAAACGGCAGTTTCACGTTGTGTCGGGCTCTTCGTTGAAACACGACCTGATTGGATAACAATAGATGAGTTGACGAAACTCCGTAGGTTTGGTGTAACCGGGATAGAACTTGGAATTCAAACAACTGATGACAAAGTGAATGAGTTTAATAAGCGTGGGCACGGACTCGAAGAGTCCGTGCGAGCAACCAAGCTTTGTCGTGACGTAGGTCTTAAAATCTGCCATCATATTATGCCAAATCTTCCGGCATCTACTGTTGAATCTGATTTACAAACTGTGCGTGATCTTTTTTCAAAAGGAATTTTGAATCCTGATTATATCAAAATTTATCCATGCATGGTGCTTCCTTACACTGAACTTGAAGGCATGTATAAAAAAGATTCATCTATATATTCTCCATATTCTGATGAAGAATTGATAAAAATACTTACTGAAATTAAAAAAGAAGTTCCGGAATATTGTAGAATTATTCGTCTTCTTAGAGATTTCCCATCTGAGTTAGTACTTAGTGGCTCAAAACTACTTAATGTAAGGCAGATCATGCAAAATCGCGGCATTTCATGCCGCTGTGTTCGTTGTCGTGAAATTAAAGATGATAAATTTAAATTTGAGAATATAGGATTAGTAGAACGTAATTATGATGCAAATGAGGGCAAGGAATATTTTTTAAGTTTTGAAGATACAAAAGAAGATAAGCTGATTGGACTTTTGCGGCTCCGCCTCCTTACAAACGGTCTTGATCCGGAATTAGCAAAAGTTTTCCCGGAATTAAAAAGCTCGGCAATTGTGCGTGAACTTCATGTTTATGGGCAGCAAAAAAGTTTATCCAATACGGGGTCTGCAGATTCTAACACTCAACATTTAGGTTATGGTCGTCGGCTTATGCAGCGCGCTGAAGAGATCGCCAAAGAAAATAATTTCCAAAAAATAGCAGTTATAGCAGCGATTGGTACACGAGAGTATTACAAAAAACTTGGATATTCCTTGGAAGGAACTTATATGGTTAAATCTTTGTAA
- a CDS encoding aspartate aminotransferase family protein gives MDYRQIEEKYFLATYAKRGELMLVRGDGSYVFDDKGKKYLDFTTSLGIAALGHAHARIAKVMAEQGGEIIACNTSYYSPLRAQLCERLAMYFENAGGGESQVSLLNSGTEATEAALKFAKGVTGKSGIVYTKNAFHGRTMGALSACGTKKYQQPAEPLIPDFHMISYGDVESMEAIFKERGKDLAAVILEPIQGESGVIEASVEYFVKVRELCDEYGAILIFDEVQTGCGRTGEFFCFEHFGVVPDMVCLAKALGTGFPISATIVKKEFAEKIPDKFHGSTYGAGPLASRIGLEVLNIFEEEEILNNVTEMGAYFKGELEKLALECDKIREVRGRGLILAIELKERVVGYLRQLQEEEGLLVLACGSLTMRFLPPFNVSKEEIDEALSKVRKVLNA, from the coding sequence ATGGATTACAGACAAATTGAAGAAAAATATTTTCTTGCGACTTATGCGAAACGTGGCGAATTGATGCTTGTACGTGGGGATGGTTCTTATGTGTTTGATGATAAAGGAAAGAAATATCTAGATTTTACGACTTCACTTGGAATTGCCGCCCTTGGGCATGCGCATGCTCGAATTGCTAAAGTTATGGCTGAGCAAGGTGGTGAAATAATTGCTTGTAATACGAGTTATTACTCTCCGCTTCGTGCACAGCTTTGTGAGAGGTTAGCTATGTATTTTGAGAATGCCGGAGGAGGGGAATCTCAGGTTTCACTTTTGAATTCGGGTACTGAAGCAACTGAAGCAGCACTTAAATTCGCGAAGGGTGTCACTGGAAAAAGTGGCATTGTTTATACTAAAAATGCATTTCATGGACGAACTATGGGGGCGCTCTCCGCATGTGGTACGAAGAAATATCAGCAGCCGGCAGAGCCACTTATTCCTGATTTTCATATGATATCTTATGGTGACGTTGAATCTATGGAAGCGATTTTTAAAGAAAGAGGTAAAGATTTGGCAGCAGTTATTCTCGAGCCTATTCAAGGTGAATCCGGTGTGATTGAAGCCTCGGTTGAATATTTTGTAAAAGTGCGTGAGTTATGTGATGAATATGGTGCAATCTTGATATTTGATGAAGTTCAGACAGGATGTGGAAGAACCGGCGAATTCTTTTGCTTTGAACATTTTGGGGTTGTTCCAGATATGGTTTGTCTTGCAAAAGCTCTTGGTACCGGATTCCCTATTAGTGCGACAATTGTTAAAAAAGAATTTGCTGAAAAGATTCCGGATAAATTTCATGGATCAACATATGGGGCAGGGCCACTTGCATCGCGCATCGGTCTTGAAGTCCTGAATATTTTTGAAGAGGAGGAAATTCTGAATAATGTCACGGAGATGGGTGCGTATTTCAAAGGTGAACTTGAGAAATTAGCTTTAGAGTGTGATAAAATTCGTGAAGTTCGAGGGCGTGGACTTATTCTTGCTATCGAATTAAAAGAGCGAGTTGTTGGATACTTGCGTCAGCTTCAGGAGGAAGAAGGTTTGCTTGTGCTTGCATGTGGGTCACTGACTATGAGATTTCTCCCACCATTTAATGTTAGCAAAGAAGAGATTGATGAGGCACTTAGTAAAGTGCGAAAAGTTTTGAATGCTTAA
- a CDS encoding DUF3412 domain-containing protein, whose translation MSEIISKKISLDPSILRLDGDDRISRSSALRANVSDLMSKDATRVRNLVAAVIATCDEVDDDIDRLQERLDGMSVEFELNGHGPELVLHHVPEWVFAHNGTSRTTRLLSMLMNDIAAPITSGDFINSRGRERSLHRGARRSGILGFSNAHMVTTVFGGHKVPQTEYDFARQIGAIDAQLGGRMVTGSGSGMMEAPFEGAASIYEGQGNHDVPMIGITELAILAAEAPNKFITHLLTLPDIEKRMETFLRVCHRLRVHPGGAGTLEEIMFVLATLLHPKNQGLHFPVDLVERVDGQYMPVVENYLQTLSRNAIPNGMMNFHHKTPHDYGEYLLGTNPEIDTTSLWRDSSNMYVPHELVEPFEISFEAMEGLNLHRKDQELWQLCAQLSKFFSALVWLTVKKPEVLREWQSQNQVPLVSGDRDLVLATHDLARSFAQQGRMHLKVPLEEAYRVE comes from the coding sequence ATGTCAGAAATTATTTCGAAAAAAATATCTTTAGACCCTAGTATATTGAGACTTGATGGTGACGATCGCATTTCTCGTTCTAGTGCTTTACGTGCAAATGTTAGTGATTTGATGTCAAAAGATGCAACTCGCGTTAGAAATTTGGTTGCGGCTGTTATTGCGACATGTGATGAAGTAGATGATGATATAGATCGTTTACAGGAGAGGTTGGATGGGATGTCTGTTGAATTTGAACTAAATGGTCATGGTCCTGAACTTGTATTACATCATGTTCCGGAATGGGTATTTGCACACAATGGAACAAGTAGAACTACGCGTCTTTTGAGTATGTTAATGAATGATATAGCTGCGCCAATAACATCCGGTGATTTCATTAATAGTAGGGGACGTGAACGTTCATTACACAGAGGGGCTAGGAGGTCCGGTATACTTGGATTCTCAAATGCACATATGGTTACAACAGTATTCGGTGGCCACAAAGTACCCCAGACCGAATATGATTTTGCACGGCAGATCGGTGCGATTGATGCACAACTTGGAGGTAGAATGGTTACCGGTTCCGGATCAGGTATGATGGAAGCTCCATTTGAAGGAGCCGCTTCTATTTATGAAGGACAAGGTAATCATGATGTCCCAATGATTGGTATAACTGAACTTGCTATTCTTGCGGCTGAAGCTCCAAATAAATTTATTACGCATCTTTTGACTTTGCCTGATATAGAAAAAAGGATGGAGACATTTCTTAGAGTTTGCCATCGTTTGAGGGTTCATCCTGGTGGCGCCGGTACTTTGGAAGAGATAATGTTTGTGCTTGCTACTTTATTGCATCCGAAGAATCAAGGTTTGCATTTCCCAGTTGATCTTGTGGAAAGGGTTGACGGTCAATATATGCCTGTTGTTGAGAATTATTTACAAACATTATCGCGTAATGCTATTCCGAATGGAATGATGAATTTCCATCATAAAACCCCACATGATTATGGTGAATATTTGCTTGGTACTAATCCTGAAATTGATACAACCAGTTTATGGAGGGATAGTAGTAATATGTATGTTCCACATGAATTAGTTGAGCCATTTGAGATAAGTTTTGAAGCGATGGAGGGGTTGAATTTACATCGCAAAGACCAAGAATTATGGCAATTGTGTGCTCAATTAAGTAAATTCTTTTCTGCCCTTGTATGGTTAACCGTCAAAAAACCTGAGGTTCTTCGAGAATGGCAATCTCAAAATCAAGTCCCCTTAGTTTCCGGAGATCGAGATTTAGTGCTCGCTACTCATGATTTAGCTAGGTCGTTTGCACAGCAAGGTAGAATGCATTTAAAAGTTCCATTGGAAGAAGCGTATAGAGTTGAATAA
- a CDS encoding DUF2065 family protein, with protein sequence MEAFLSSLIGPIYLVFGFSILFHHKSWMKLIKDFKSYHFGLFTLSFVMVTFGLLLVRTYNVWEWNPFVIITLTGWGMLLKGLFFFFAPGKWIQSVLKLAQAKYVRFGGLIHLALGVTLCYYGYFA encoded by the coding sequence ATGGAAGCTTTTCTATCTTCATTGATCGGACCAATTTACTTGGTGTTCGGATTTTCTATTTTGTTTCATCACAAATCGTGGATGAAACTTATTAAAGATTTTAAAAGTTATCATTTCGGACTATTTACGCTAAGTTTTGTAATGGTAACATTTGGACTGTTGCTTGTTCGCACATATAACGTATGGGAATGGAATCCTTTTGTGATTATAACTCTTACAGGTTGGGGAATGCTCCTAAAAGGATTATTCTTCTTTTTTGCTCCGGGTAAATGGATTCAATCAGTTCTAAAACTTGCACAGGCTAAATACGTACGCTTTGGCGGACTTATCCATTTAGCGTTAGGTGTAACTCTATGCTACTACGGTTACTTCGCATAA
- a CDS encoding ferritin-like domain-containing protein encodes MSVTKEQFIEELNVALEWEYAAAVQYVQHASVITGPEYDAISKELIIHSNEEMAHAVMVSNAISDLGGVPSIDVEKREVSEDAKIMLEQDLWGEENAISIYKNLIAMAEELKEYGVRGILEDILIQEEEHKRDILSSLGR; translated from the coding sequence ATGTCAGTTACAAAGGAACAATTTATTGAAGAACTAAATGTTGCTCTTGAGTGGGAGTACGCAGCGGCTGTGCAGTATGTTCAACATGCATCTGTTATTACCGGCCCTGAGTATGATGCTATTTCAAAAGAACTTATAATACATTCAAATGAAGAAATGGCGCATGCGGTTATGGTTTCGAATGCTATTTCTGATCTTGGAGGAGTGCCGAGTATTGATGTGGAAAAAAGAGAAGTTTCTGAAGATGCGAAAATAATGCTTGAACAAGATCTTTGGGGAGAAGAAAATGCTATTTCGATTTATAAGAATTTGATTGCAATGGCAGAAGAGTTAAAAGAATATGGTGTTCGTGGAATTCTTGAAGATATTTTAATTCAAGAGGAGGAACACAAAAGAGATATATTAAGTTCACTTGGAAGATAA
- a CDS encoding Fic family protein, with product MFNPKYQISAKILANIKSIATLIYDLNNRNFSKVVLMDLIQRAHEISAHASTSIEGNPLPLTDVKTLLKSNPKHIRDSEREVLNYNKALTWLDSFAKKKDVQFDLSLILDIHKFVVKDLMSDSRCGKIRKEPVFVNDPLIRKTIYWPPDHQDVNALMKDLFVFLDKNKGYTDPLILAGIFHKQFVVVHPFVDGNGRTVRLTTKILLRAMGLNIFNLFSFENYYNQNVSKYFEKVGVKGNYYDICDQIDFTSWLEYFTDGIIDELLRVSKILAKKSITPKTILKEHHKQILDYIEKNDFITDKIYSTLTQRAKPTRNQDFNHLIDLGLIEMVGKGKATIYRLK from the coding sequence ATGTTTAATCCAAAGTATCAAATTTCAGCGAAGATTCTTGCTAATATCAAGAGTATTGCAACTCTTATATATGATTTGAATAATAGGAATTTCTCAAAAGTTGTTTTGATGGACTTGATTCAACGAGCTCATGAAATTTCAGCACATGCCTCAACAAGTATTGAGGGGAATCCTTTACCTTTAACGGATGTGAAGACTCTTTTAAAATCTAATCCGAAGCATATTCGTGATAGTGAGCGTGAGGTTTTGAATTATAACAAAGCTTTAACTTGGCTCGATAGTTTTGCGAAAAAAAAGGATGTTCAGTTTGACCTTAGCTTAATTTTAGATATTCATAAGTTTGTTGTAAAAGATTTAATGTCTGATTCTCGATGTGGGAAAATTCGAAAAGAACCAGTTTTTGTAAATGATCCTCTGATAAGAAAAACGATATATTGGCCACCTGATCATCAGGATGTTAATGCTTTAATGAAAGACTTATTTGTTTTTCTTGATAAGAATAAAGGGTACACCGATCCTTTAATTCTTGCTGGTATTTTTCATAAGCAATTTGTTGTTGTTCATCCTTTTGTAGATGGTAATGGTCGTACCGTACGTCTTACTACTAAGATTTTACTTCGTGCTATGGGGCTCAATATATTCAATCTTTTTAGTTTTGAAAATTATTATAATCAGAATGTTTCAAAGTACTTTGAGAAGGTTGGAGTGAAGGGGAATTACTACGATATTTGTGATCAGATTGATTTTACTTCTTGGCTTGAATACTTCACGGATGGAATTATTGATGAACTACTGCGTGTTTCTAAGATACTTGCGAAAAAAAGTATTACTCCGAAAACAATTTTGAAGGAGCATCATAAGCAGATTCTTGATTATATTGAGAAGAATGATTTTATTACCGATAAGATTTATTCGACTCTGACGCAGAGGGCGAAGCCAACTCGTAACCAAGATTTTAATCACTTGATTGATTTGGGATTAATTGAAATGGTAGGTAAGGGAAAGGCTACTATTTATAGGCTTAAGTAA
- a CDS encoding [LysW]-aminoadipate kinase yields MLIVKVGGPSQGEIENVLKDFAAYSGPKILLHGASNFRDQLAVDLGKPVKHVTSPTGIESVRTDSDAIDIFMMSYPGFMNSRIVERLQQLGCNAVGLSGLDGRLFRGERKNAIRSKVVDEDDREKVVMVRDDLSGRVSEINKELLDLVMSGGYVPVLSLPFLSFGSDDELPQACNSDNDSVAALLAKTYEAEVLLYLSNTRGLYTDFPNEDSFISEVRYDQIDEALESWAKRRMKRKVLGAREAIEYGVKKVVFADMRVDEPIKKALEGEGTIFTK; encoded by the coding sequence ATGCTTATAGTTAAGGTCGGTGGGCCGTCACAAGGAGAGATCGAAAATGTGCTAAAAGATTTTGCAGCTTATAGCGGGCCGAAGATTTTATTACATGGGGCTTCAAATTTTCGAGATCAACTTGCAGTTGACCTTGGTAAGCCTGTGAAACATGTTACATCGCCGACCGGTATAGAAAGTGTGCGAACCGATAGTGATGCGATAGATATTTTTATGATGTCATATCCCGGTTTTATGAATTCACGAATTGTTGAGAGATTGCAACAGCTCGGGTGTAATGCAGTTGGGCTTTCCGGCCTTGATGGCAGACTTTTTCGAGGGGAGCGGAAAAATGCTATTCGGTCAAAAGTTGTAGATGAGGATGATCGCGAAAAAGTTGTTATGGTGAGGGATGATTTGTCCGGTCGTGTTTCTGAAATCAATAAAGAGCTTTTGGATCTTGTAATGAGTGGAGGGTATGTGCCGGTTCTTTCGTTACCGTTTTTGAGTTTTGGTTCGGACGATGAATTGCCACAAGCTTGTAATTCTGACAATGATTCGGTTGCTGCGTTACTTGCAAAAACATATGAAGCGGAAGTTTTACTTTATCTATCAAACACTCGTGGGCTTTATACTGATTTTCCAAATGAAGATTCTTTTATTTCTGAAGTAAGGTATGATCAAATAGATGAGGCTCTTGAATCTTGGGCGAAACGTCGGATGAAGAGAAAAGTGCTTGGGGCTCGCGAGGCGATAGAATATGGAGTCAAGAAAGTTGTGTTTGCAGATATGAGAGTAGATGAGCCTATTAAAAAGGCTTTGGAAGGTGAGGGGACAATATTTACAAAATAA